The following coding sequences are from one Panicum hallii strain FIL2 chromosome 5, PHallii_v3.1, whole genome shotgun sequence window:
- the LOC112894759 gene encoding metal tolerance protein 7 isoform X2, with translation MGSPSHQGRGGGSGEDGEETGSWRLRMGSGFHVPDRFHRQTPFYARIFGGSHGKQRKIAKYYKKQENLLKDFSEMETMNELGGSDQNGPSEEELRQLAKSERFAINLSNIINLILFVTKVVASAESLSMAVIASTLDSLLDLLSGFILWFTAHAMKKPNKYNYPIGKRRMQPVGIIVFASVMGTLGFQVLIESGRQLITQEHANFQRKQELWMVGSMSSVAVVKFFLMLYCRTFKNEIVRAYAQDHFFDVITNSVGLVAALLAVRYKWWMDPVGAILIALYTITTWARTVLENVGTLIGRSAPAEYLTKLTYLIWNHHEEIRHIDTVRAYTFGTHYFVEVDIVLPGDMPLSQAHDIGESLQEKLEQLPEVERAFVHVDFEFTHRPEHKAEV, from the exons ATGGGGAGCCCGAGCCACCAgggacgcggcggcgggagcggggAGGACGGGGAGGAGACCGGGTCGTGGCGGCTGCGCATGGGCAGCGGCTTCCACGTCCCAGATCGGTTCCACCGCCAGACGCCCTTCTACGCAAGGATCTTCGGCGGCTCGCACG ggaagcagaggaagatcGCAAAGTATTACAAGAAACAAGAGAATCTACTGAAGGATTTCAGCGAGATGGAGACCATGAATGAACTTGGTGGCTCAGATCAGAATGGTCCTTCCGAG GAAGAGTTAAGGCAACTGGCAAAGAGCGAAAGATTTGCTATTAACCTGTCGAATATAATCAATCTGATCCTCTTTGTCACAAAAGTCGTTGCTTCTGCCGAAAGTTTATCGATGGCAGTAATAGCGTCGACGCTGGACTCTCTACTGGACCTTCTGTCAGGTTTCATTCTTTGGTTTACGGCGCACGCTATGAAAAAGCCGAACAAGTACAACTACCCGATTGGGAAGAGGCGCATGCAGCCAGTG GGGATAATAGTCTTCGCATCAGTAATGGGCACACTTGGCTTCCAAGTGCTGATCGAATCAGGTCGCCAGCTGATCACGCAG GAGCACGCGAATTTCCAGCGCAAGCAGGAGCTCTGGATGGTCGGCAGCATGTCCTCCGTCGCGGTCGTGAAGTTCTTCCTCATGCTCTACTGCCGGACGTTCAAGAACGAGATCGTGAGGGCCTACGCCCAGGACCACTTCTTCGACGTGATCACCAACTCGGTCGGCCTGGTCGCGGCGCTGCTCGCCGTCCGGTACAAATGGTGGATGGATCCAGTTGGTGCCATACTG ATCGCGCTGTACACGATCACGACGTGGGCGCGGACGGTGCTGGAGAACGTGGGCACGCTGATCGGCAGGTCGGCGCCGGCGGAGTACCTGACGAAGCTGACGTACCTGATCTGGAACCACCACGAGGAGATCCGGCACATCGACACGGTGCGTGCCTACACCTTCGGCACCCACTACTTCGTGGAGGTGGACATCGTGCTCCCGGGGGACATGCCGCTCAGCCAGGCGCACGACATCGGCGAGTCGCTGCAGGagaagctggagcagctgcCGGAGGTCGAGCGCGCCTTCGTTCACGTCGACTTCGAGTTCACGCACCGGCCCGAGCACAAGGCCGAGGTCTGA
- the LOC112894760 gene encoding uncharacterized protein LOC112894760: MALRRALGWSEGEVMRPESKPCSRLMRQTAGIFSVGGGLAFWVLCRLHYGPRITVPRSLRWASCGAVSVSATSALLVRLFSPECEPQNIAAYDKPELKPE, from the exons ATGGCACTGCGGCGAGCGCTGGGATGGTCGGAAGGGGAGGTGATGCGGCCAGAATCAAAGCCCTGCTCTCGGTTGATGCGGCAGACTGCTGGCATCTTCTCCGTTGGTGGTGGTCTGGCTTTCTGGGTGCTCTGCCGCCTTCACTATG GTCCAAGAATAACAGTTCCAAGGAGTCTCAGGTGGGCGTCATGTGGGGCAGTCTCTGTGAGCGCGACATCAGCCCTGCTTGTGCGGCTCTTCAGCCCAGAGTGTGAACCTCAGAATATAGCAGCATATGACAAACCTGAATTGAAGCCTGAATAG
- the LOC112894759 gene encoding metal tolerance protein 7 isoform X1, with the protein MGEGREEGAAPPPAGEMAAGPAASWRLNVSDFQQMPERPKEPPFVTRVLLRSHGKQRKIAKYYKKQENLLKDFSEMETMNELGGSDQNGPSEEELRQLAKSERFAINLSNIINLILFVTKVVASAESLSMAVIASTLDSLLDLLSGFILWFTAHAMKKPNKYNYPIGKRRMQPVGIIVFASVMGTLGFQVLIESGRQLITQEHANFQRKQELWMVGSMSSVAVVKFFLMLYCRTFKNEIVRAYAQDHFFDVITNSVGLVAALLAVRYKWWMDPVGAILIALYTITTWARTVLENVGTLIGRSAPAEYLTKLTYLIWNHHEEIRHIDTVRAYTFGTHYFVEVDIVLPGDMPLSQAHDIGESLQEKLEQLPEVERAFVHVDFEFTHRPEHKAEV; encoded by the exons ATGGGCGAGGGcagggaggagggggcggcgccgccgccggcgggtgaaatggcggcggggccggcggcgtcgtGGCGGCTCAACGTCAGCGACTTCCAGCAGATGCCGGAGCGGCCCAAGGAGCCGCCCTTCGTCACCAGGGTCCTCCTCCGCAGCCACG ggaagcagaggaagatcGCAAAGTATTACAAGAAACAAGAGAATCTACTGAAGGATTTCAGCGAGATGGAGACCATGAATGAACTTGGTGGCTCAGATCAGAATGGTCCTTCCGAG GAAGAGTTAAGGCAACTGGCAAAGAGCGAAAGATTTGCTATTAACCTGTCGAATATAATCAATCTGATCCTCTTTGTCACAAAAGTCGTTGCTTCTGCCGAAAGTTTATCGATGGCAGTAATAGCGTCGACGCTGGACTCTCTACTGGACCTTCTGTCAGGTTTCATTCTTTGGTTTACGGCGCACGCTATGAAAAAGCCGAACAAGTACAACTACCCGATTGGGAAGAGGCGCATGCAGCCAGTG GGGATAATAGTCTTCGCATCAGTAATGGGCACACTTGGCTTCCAAGTGCTGATCGAATCAGGTCGCCAGCTGATCACGCAG GAGCACGCGAATTTCCAGCGCAAGCAGGAGCTCTGGATGGTCGGCAGCATGTCCTCCGTCGCGGTCGTGAAGTTCTTCCTCATGCTCTACTGCCGGACGTTCAAGAACGAGATCGTGAGGGCCTACGCCCAGGACCACTTCTTCGACGTGATCACCAACTCGGTCGGCCTGGTCGCGGCGCTGCTCGCCGTCCGGTACAAATGGTGGATGGATCCAGTTGGTGCCATACTG ATCGCGCTGTACACGATCACGACGTGGGCGCGGACGGTGCTGGAGAACGTGGGCACGCTGATCGGCAGGTCGGCGCCGGCGGAGTACCTGACGAAGCTGACGTACCTGATCTGGAACCACCACGAGGAGATCCGGCACATCGACACGGTGCGTGCCTACACCTTCGGCACCCACTACTTCGTGGAGGTGGACATCGTGCTCCCGGGGGACATGCCGCTCAGCCAGGCGCACGACATCGGCGAGTCGCTGCAGGagaagctggagcagctgcCGGAGGTCGAGCGCGCCTTCGTTCACGTCGACTTCGAGTTCACGCACCGGCCCGAGCACAAGGCCGAGGTCTGA
- the LOC112895001 gene encoding LOB domain-containing protein 42-like, giving the protein MRMSCNGCRVLRKGCSDTCAIRPCLQWIRSPDAQGNATVFLAKFYGRAGLINLITAGPENVRPAIFRSLLYEACGRMLNPVYGSVGLLWSGNWQLCQSAVESVLRGMPIAQPPPAATAVPPLRTCDIRHVARRQGQADQGAVAAAALHRMANSSRGQFKRSGAHRSAAGCDSAIELVFSQPSAAMLVDVRQAQPLNWAPRQPSHEYSGSHDTVPETDSNASVDTVEVSHVSQSEPEPPRESDERADGLDLTLGLSPTVHKTEPSDFDDVQPCHRGEPVKLGLAMADSRVR; this is encoded by the exons ATGCGGATGAGCTGCAACGGCTGCCGCGTGCTGCGCAAGGGGTGCAGCGACACCTGCGCGATCCGGCCGTGCCTGCAGTGGATCCGCAGCCCCGACGCGCAGGGCAACGCCACCGTCTTCCTCGCCAAGTTCTACGGCCGCGCCGGCCTCATCAACCTCATCACCGCCGGCCCCGAAAACGTCCGACCCG CAATATTCCGGTCTCTGCTGTACGAGGCCTGCGGCCGCATGCTCAACCCGGTCTACGGCTCGGTCGGCCTGCTCTGGTCCGGGAACTGGCAGCTCTGCCAGTCCGCCGTCGAGTCGGTCCTCCGCGGCATGCCCATcgcgcagccgccgcccgccgccacgGCCGTCCCGCCTCTCCGGACGTGTGACATCCGCCACGTCGCCAGGAGGCAAGGACAAGCAGACCAAGGCGCCGTggctgccgccgccctccaccgGATGGCCAACAGCTCCCGCGGGCAATTCAAACGGTCCGGCGCCCACAGGTCGGCAGCAGGTTGCGACTCCGCCATCGAGCTCGTCTTCTCCCAGCCGTCGGCCGCCATGCTGGTCGACGTCCGGCAGGCGCAGCCGCTGAACTGGGCGCCGCGCCAGCCCAGCCACGAGTACTCTGGGAGCCATGACACCGTGCCGGAGACCGATAGCAACGCCTCGGTGGACACCGTCGAAGTCTCTCATGTCAGTCAGTCCGAACCGGAGCCACCAAGAGAAAGCGATGAGCGTGCGGATGGCCTGGACCTAACGCTAGGTCTATCGCCGACGGTGCACAAGACAGAGCCGTCAGACTTCGACGACGTACAGCCTTGTCACAGAGGCGAGCCGGTGAAGCTCGGCTTGGCGATGGCAGATTCTAGAGTTAGATGA
- the LOC112894759 gene encoding metal tolerance protein 7 isoform X3 has product METMNELGGSDQNGPSEEELRQLAKSERFAINLSNIINLILFVTKVVASAESLSMAVIASTLDSLLDLLSGFILWFTAHAMKKPNKYNYPIGKRRMQPVGIIVFASVMGTLGFQVLIESGRQLITQEHANFQRKQELWMVGSMSSVAVVKFFLMLYCRTFKNEIVRAYAQDHFFDVITNSVGLVAALLAVRYKWWMDPVGAILIALYTITTWARTVLENVGTLIGRSAPAEYLTKLTYLIWNHHEEIRHIDTVRAYTFGTHYFVEVDIVLPGDMPLSQAHDIGESLQEKLEQLPEVERAFVHVDFEFTHRPEHKAEV; this is encoded by the exons ATGGAGACCATGAATGAACTTGGTGGCTCAGATCAGAATGGTCCTTCCGAG GAAGAGTTAAGGCAACTGGCAAAGAGCGAAAGATTTGCTATTAACCTGTCGAATATAATCAATCTGATCCTCTTTGTCACAAAAGTCGTTGCTTCTGCCGAAAGTTTATCGATGGCAGTAATAGCGTCGACGCTGGACTCTCTACTGGACCTTCTGTCAGGTTTCATTCTTTGGTTTACGGCGCACGCTATGAAAAAGCCGAACAAGTACAACTACCCGATTGGGAAGAGGCGCATGCAGCCAGTG GGGATAATAGTCTTCGCATCAGTAATGGGCACACTTGGCTTCCAAGTGCTGATCGAATCAGGTCGCCAGCTGATCACGCAG GAGCACGCGAATTTCCAGCGCAAGCAGGAGCTCTGGATGGTCGGCAGCATGTCCTCCGTCGCGGTCGTGAAGTTCTTCCTCATGCTCTACTGCCGGACGTTCAAGAACGAGATCGTGAGGGCCTACGCCCAGGACCACTTCTTCGACGTGATCACCAACTCGGTCGGCCTGGTCGCGGCGCTGCTCGCCGTCCGGTACAAATGGTGGATGGATCCAGTTGGTGCCATACTG ATCGCGCTGTACACGATCACGACGTGGGCGCGGACGGTGCTGGAGAACGTGGGCACGCTGATCGGCAGGTCGGCGCCGGCGGAGTACCTGACGAAGCTGACGTACCTGATCTGGAACCACCACGAGGAGATCCGGCACATCGACACGGTGCGTGCCTACACCTTCGGCACCCACTACTTCGTGGAGGTGGACATCGTGCTCCCGGGGGACATGCCGCTCAGCCAGGCGCACGACATCGGCGAGTCGCTGCAGGagaagctggagcagctgcCGGAGGTCGAGCGCGCCTTCGTTCACGTCGACTTCGAGTTCACGCACCGGCCCGAGCACAAGGCCGAGGTCTGA